One segment of Acidimicrobiales bacterium DNA contains the following:
- a CDS encoding DUF1775 domain-containing protein, with the protein MSPLTLRRPLVAVGAAALFLLLTALPASAHLHPDPAEVPEGEDTEVGLAVEHGCDDSPTTEVKVRLPDGLDAAAMVRSGWSLDNTAGVVTWSAQPGNELPADETGVFELLVTPDPGTEGRTLPLKTVQTCETGTLRWIEVWDGEGEEPEHPAPTLTVLPAGADPGEDDHGGGQDPEDGSDDHSGDHSGDGAVVDDGDHGDSDGATADDDGHHTDGAADEDEDGHHTDGAADEGDDDHHTDAAAADGGDDPALEPTSAESPAGTEDDESVGIALVVLVLAAIGFGGVMLVRARRAQP; encoded by the coding sequence ATGTCACCGCTCACCCTCCGACGCCCCCTCGTGGCGGTCGGCGCCGCCGCACTCTTCCTGCTCCTGACGGCCCTGCCCGCCTCGGCTCATCTCCACCCCGACCCCGCCGAGGTCCCCGAGGGCGAGGACACGGAGGTGGGCCTCGCCGTCGAGCACGGATGCGACGACTCGCCCACCACGGAGGTGAAGGTCCGCCTGCCCGATGGGCTCGACGCGGCGGCCATGGTCAGGTCGGGTTGGTCGCTCGACAACACCGCCGGCGTGGTCACGTGGTCCGCGCAGCCGGGCAACGAGCTCCCCGCCGACGAGACGGGGGTCTTCGAGCTCCTGGTCACGCCTGACCCGGGGACCGAGGGCCGGACGCTCCCGCTGAAGACCGTGCAGACCTGCGAGACGGGCACGCTCCGGTGGATCGAGGTGTGGGACGGTGAGGGGGAGGAGCCCGAGCATCCCGCCCCGACCCTCACCGTGCTCCCCGCCGGCGCCGACCCGGGTGAGGACGATCACGGCGGCGGGCAGGACCCGGAGGACGGCTCCGACGACCACTCGGGCGACCACTCGGGCGACGGCGCCGTCGTCGACGACGGTGATCACGGCGACTCGGACGGCGCCACGGCGGACGACGATGGCCACCACACCGACGGCGCGGCCGACGAGGACGAGGACGGGCACCACACGGACGGGGCCGCCGACGAGGGCGACGACGATCACCACACGGATGCCGCGGCCGCCGACGGTGGGGACGACCCGGCGCTCGAGCCGACGTCGGCCGAGTCGCCCGCCGGGACCGAGGACGACGAGTCGGTGGGCATCGCCCTCGTCGTCCTGGTGCTCGCCGCCATCGGCTTCGGCGGCGTCATGCTCGTGCGGGCGAGGCGCGCGCAGCCCTGA
- a CDS encoding DUF305 domain-containing protein, translating to METSAAEPAVDEPTDPSEGEANGADEGGDGPRRGLSTAKVVILVLACAFLAGAAGYLIGDRTSGPPDSAVDTGFLHDMLDHHEQAVTMASVTTASASDPVVRDFAREVLIEQRYEIGLMDAYLQARDEQRGDPDRDAMAWMGLGMPVAEMPGYASEEELAALQSADPDEQNELFLELMIAHHRGGVAMAEYAARHAEDPRVRRLAEVMADVQAKEIIEYELKLSELQGA from the coding sequence ATGGAGACGAGCGCCGCCGAACCGGCGGTCGACGAGCCCACGGACCCCTCCGAAGGCGAGGCCAACGGCGCGGACGAGGGCGGGGACGGCCCCCGACGGGGGCTCTCCACCGCCAAGGTCGTGATCCTCGTGCTCGCCTGCGCCTTCCTGGCCGGCGCCGCCGGCTACCTGATCGGCGACCGCACGTCCGGCCCGCCCGACAGCGCGGTCGACACCGGCTTCCTGCACGACATGCTCGACCACCACGAGCAGGCCGTGACCATGGCCAGCGTCACGACGGCGAGCGCCTCCGACCCCGTCGTGCGCGACTTCGCCCGCGAGGTCCTGATCGAGCAGCGCTACGAGATCGGGCTGATGGACGCCTACCTCCAGGCGCGCGACGAGCAGCGGGGCGACCCCGACCGCGACGCCATGGCGTGGATGGGCCTGGGGATGCCGGTGGCCGAGATGCCGGGGTACGCCTCGGAGGAGGAGCTCGCGGCCCTCCAGTCGGCCGACCCTGACGAGCAGAACGAGCTCTTCCTCGAGCTGATGATCGCCCACCACCGCGGCGGCGTGGCCATGGCCGAGTACGCCGCCCGCCACGCCGAGGACCCCCGGGTGCGCCGTCTCGCCGAGGTGATGGCCGACGTGCAGGCCAAGGAGATCATCGAGTACGAGCTGAAGCTGTCGGAGCTGCAGGGCGCCTGA
- a CDS encoding YajQ family cyclic di-GMP-binding protein codes for MPTFDVVSEVDAQEVRNAVDQASRELGQRYDFKGTNSSIELGDNEITLHTASEDRLTALKQLLEEKLVKRKVSLKALDYGKVEEASGSTVRQVVTLAAGISSDKARELNKFIKGLGLKGVQSQTQADQLRVSGKKRDDLQAVIAALREEDFGIPLSFSNFRD; via the coding sequence ATGCCAACGTTCGACGTCGTCTCCGAGGTGGACGCACAAGAGGTGCGCAACGCGGTCGACCAGGCCAGCCGCGAGCTGGGCCAGCGGTACGACTTCAAGGGCACCAACTCGTCCATCGAGCTGGGTGACAACGAGATCACCCTGCACACCGCCAGCGAGGACCGCCTCACCGCCCTCAAGCAGCTCCTCGAGGAGAAGCTGGTCAAGCGCAAGGTCAGCCTGAAGGCCCTCGACTACGGCAAGGTCGAGGAGGCGTCCGGCAGCACGGTCCGCCAGGTCGTCACCCTCGCCGCCGGCATCTCGTCCGACAAGGCCCGCGAGCTCAACAAGTTCATCAAGGGTCTCGGCCTCAAGGGCGTCCAGTCCCAGACCCAGGCCGACCAGCTGCGGGTGAGCGGCAAGAAGCGCGACGACCTCCAGGCCGTCATCGCCGCCCTGCGGGAAGAGGACTTCGGCATCCCCCTGTCCTTCAGCAACTTCCGCGACTAG
- a CDS encoding Uma2 family endonuclease — translation MAVTAQPHPRLTVDEFFALPGEQRHTQLIDGEIVVNAPSMRHQRILLWLAYELETFRRAHPGLGEPGLEMDVPVGEFNVYLPDLWWSTPERVPGPLRFDGMPDLAVEIRSPSTWRFDIGTKKDGYEAAGLPELWLVDTARDRVIVHRRSQPESPSFDVTIEVAPGEALSTPLLPGLTLDVAELFAR, via the coding sequence ATGGCCGTGACCGCGCAGCCGCACCCGCGCCTCACGGTGGATGAGTTCTTCGCCCTCCCTGGCGAACAGAGGCACACGCAACTGATCGACGGGGAGATCGTGGTGAACGCACCCAGCATGAGGCACCAGCGGATCCTCCTCTGGCTGGCGTACGAGCTCGAGACCTTCCGCCGAGCGCACCCTGGACTCGGTGAGCCCGGCCTGGAGATGGACGTGCCCGTGGGCGAGTTCAACGTGTACCTCCCGGACCTCTGGTGGTCGACGCCCGAGCGCGTGCCCGGGCCGCTGAGGTTCGACGGCATGCCCGACCTGGCCGTCGAGATCCGCTCGCCCAGCACGTGGCGCTTCGACATCGGGACGAAGAAGGACGGCTACGAGGCCGCTGGCCTCCCCGAGCTCTGGCTGGTCGACACCGCACGGGACCGGGTCATCGTCCACCGGCGGTCGCAGCCGGAGTCGCCCAGCTTCGACGTCACCATCGAGGTGGCCCCCGGCGAAGCGCTGTCGACGCCGCTCCTCCCGGGCCTCACCCTCGACGTCGCCGAGCTGTTCGCCCGCTGA